From a single Vanacampus margaritifer isolate UIUO_Vmar chromosome 15, RoL_Vmar_1.0, whole genome shotgun sequence genomic region:
- the intu gene encoding protein inturned isoform X1: MPATPLSGESEPEWLHNVDKNGQLFYLELSEGEEEAVAARSTLDQVSRRKRRESRNQGSAREDSMSSPSISKTQHKTVCVDVNPKRLGGSGELPLLEALLGVVHRPRRSDGAVVGRWGRLTVDGLTPGSPASKCGHILIGDVLVAVDDVDVNTENIEQVLARIVGLTQVRLTVTTSTSAGVPGRAAKAYVPIIPLGEDASEPKMSVSHIPHAIMYLSLKMDAESPQDEEEILYQYPPSEAATRLRAARGIFLTLCDMLDSVTGGHVVSSTLMLDEYLVHVGYWKEDDALLVLGLPAERVPLLCLQSVVGDAVRTLRLMYGSLARAFGRTEHSPQLDRFFGLLFLRLVRPSDSPWAPPPDISESIFLDGLPAVQWLSLPIQVKTDVDFLLTDFEASDFGELSEDFFGLRRLYGILGSCLFYESYLIANHLPKEDLLDVCLYMQHNDLLPVASRQRVSRLLIWREVFLQRPLSGRHFLLIVGLRCWMQCVLLEAGSRTAHRDASPGPDCVYVDQVTATLLRLENLEEVMEKCVSAAAPGLLCADRCLPTGVVRGRPGGLFGEKGRDWGGEGHTDAGSGSPAKILSGRQDTSDASGGILKVTTASKCRDHERSQHLHVRFMNSVSINERTSLITQSAQWMKHSNPFDLGALMKTLSRRDTDDKSNATKLSAAAENFLFHYVLMETAQGIFIAPTPTEEAQHSRSIHPLLIGNFYRCCLSIRALFKENMPVQGQRAAERPRGLGAVKEHGVAFQCVAENWTEQKKPAPTLTYWVVGRLLLEPVPQEFYVCFHDSVSDLPVEMAFRLSFALAT, translated from the exons TGAGTCGGAACCCGAATGGCTGCACAATGTCGATAAAAATGGCCAGCTATTCTATTTGGAGCTGAGCGAGGGAGAAGAGGAGGCGGTAGCCGCCCGAAGCACGCTGGATCAGGTTTCAAGGAGAAAACGCCGTGAGTCCCGGAATCAAGGCAGCGCGAGGGAGGACTCAATGTCATCGCCGTCCATCTCAAAAACTCAGCACAAGACCGTGTGCGTCGATGTCAACCCAAAACGTCTCGGCGGCTCGGGTGAGCTCCCTCTGCTGGAGGCTTTGCTGGGGGTGGTGCATCGACCACGTCGGTCGGATGGCGCCGTCGTCGGACGGTGGGGAAGACTGACGGTGGATGGGCTGACTCCCGGCAGCCCGGCCAGCAAGTGTGGCCACATCCTAATTG GTGACGTTCTTGTTGCCGTGGACGACGTGGACGTGAACACTGAGAACATCGAGCAAGTTCTGGCGAGGATTGTGGGACTAACTCAG GTGAGGCTGACCGTGACGACAAGCACGAGTGCCGGTGTGCCAGGTCGCGCGGCCAAGGCCTACGTGCCCATCATACCACTTGGGGAGGACGCGTCCGAACCAAAGATGTCTGTCAGCCACATCCCGCACGCGATCATGTACCTGTCACTAAAAATGGACGCAGAGTCGCCACAGGACGAG GAGGAGATCTTGTACCAGTACCCGCCGTCCGAGGCGGCCACCCGGCTCAGGGCAGCCCGAGGAATCTTCTTGACGCTGTGCGACATGCTGGACAGTGTCACGGGAGGTCACGTCGTCAG TTCTACGCTGATGCTGGACGAGTATCTGGTGCACGTCGGCTACTGGAAAGAAGACGACGCTCTGCTGGTGCTCGGACTTCCTGCTGAGAG GGTTCCTTTGCTGTGCCTGCAGTCGGTGGTGGGCGACGCCGTGCGGACGTTGCGACTCATGTACGGATCCTTGGCCAG GGCCTTCGGCAGGACAGAGCACTCGCCGCAGCTGGACCGCTTCTTCGGCTTGTTGTTTCTACGGCTCGTCCGGCCGTCGGATTCCCCCTGGGCGCCGCCCCCCGACATCTCCGAGAGCATCTTCCTGGACGGGCTGCCGGCTGTGCAGTGGCTCTCGCTGCCTATACAAGTCAAA ACGGACGTGGACTTTCTTCTCACTGACTTTGAGGCCTCTGATTTTGGAGAACTG TCCGAGGACTTCTTTGGCCTGAGGCGTCTCTACGGAATCCTGGGCTCTTGTCTCTTCTACGAG TCCTACCTGATCGCCAACCATCTTCCCAAAGAGGACCTGCTGGACGTGTGTCTGTACATGCAGCACAACGATCTGCTGCCCGTGGCGTCCCGCCAACGGGTGAGCCGGCTGCTCATCTGGCGGGAGGTCTTTCTCCAGCGACCCCTTTCAGGACGCCACTTCCTCCTCATCGTGGGCCTG AGGTGCTGGATGCAGTGTGTGCTGCTGGAGGCCGGAAGCCGCACGGCACATCGTGACGCATCTCCGGGACCCGACTGCGTTTATGTGGATCAG GTGACGGCCACGCTGTTACGATTGGAGAACCTGGAGGAGGTCATGGAAAAATGTGTGAGCGCCGCCGCCCCAGGACTGCTGTGTGCCGACAGGTGCCTTCCGACTGGCGTGGTCCGGGGCCGTCCAGGCGGCCTGTTTGGGGAGAAAGGTCGAGACTGGGGGGGCGAGGGGCACACGGACGCCGGCTCAGGTTCTCCAGCCAAAATCCTGAGTGGGCGTCAGGACACGTCAGATGCGAGTGGAGGCATCCTCAAGGTAACGACGGCGTCAAAGTGTCGCGA TCATGAAAGGAGTCAGCACCTTCACGTGAGGTTCATGAATAGTGTGAGCATAAACGAACGAACGAGCCTGATCACACAATCG GCCCAGTGGATGAAGCACTCGAACCCGTTCGACCTTGGCGCGCTGATGAAGACTCTGAGTAGGAGGGACACGGACGACAAGTCCAACGCCACCAA ACTGAGCGCCGCTGCTGAGAACTTCTTGTTCCACTACGTGCTAATGGAAACCGCCCAGGGGATCTTTATCGCGCCCACGCCAACGGAGGAGGCTCAGCACAGCAGATCCATTCACCCATTGCTCATTGGCAACTTTTACCGCTGCTGCCTGTCCATTCGGGCGCTGTTCAAAGAGAACATGCCGGTGCAA GGCCAGCGGGCAGCGGAGAGGCCTCGGGGTCTGGGTGCAGTCAAAGAGCACGGAGTTGCGTTCCAGTGCGTAGCTGAAAACTGGACAGAGCAGAAGAAGCCTGCTCCCACCCTGACGTACTGGGTCGTTGG GCGGTTGTTGCTGGA
- the intu gene encoding protein inturned isoform X2 codes for MPATPLSGESEPEWLHNVDKNGQLFYLELSEGEEEAVAARSTLDQVSRRKRRESRNQGSAREDSMSSPSISKTQHKTVCVDVNPKRLGGSGELPLLEALLGVVHRPRRSDGAVVGRWGRLTVDGLTPGSPASKCGHILIGDVLVAVDDVDVNTENIEQVLARIVGLTQVRLTVTTSTSAGVPGRAAKAYVPIIPLGEDASEPKMSVSHIPHAIMYLSLKMDAESPQDEEEILYQYPPSEAATRLRAARGIFLTLCDMLDSVTGGHVVSSTLMLDEYLVHVGYWKEDDALLVLGLPAERVPLLCLQSVVGDAVRTLRLMYGSLARAFGRTEHSPQLDRFFGLLFLRLVRPSDSPWAPPPDISESIFLDGLPAVQWLSLPIQVKTDVDFLLTDFEASDFGELSEDFFGLRRLYGILGSCLFYESYLIANHLPKEDLLDVCLYMQHNDLLPVASRQRVSRLLIWREVFLQRPLSGRHFLLIVGLRCWMQCVLLEAGSRTAHRDASPGPDCVYVDQVTATLLRLENLEEVMEKCVSAAAPGLLCADRCLPTGVVRGRPGGLFGEKGRDWGGEGHTDAGSGSPAKILSGRQDTSDASGGILKAQWMKHSNPFDLGALMKTLSRRDTDDKSNATKLSAAAENFLFHYVLMETAQGIFIAPTPTEEAQHSRSIHPLLIGNFYRCCLSIRALFKENMPVQGQRAAERPRGLGAVKEHGVAFQCVAENWTEQKKPAPTLTYWVVGRLLLEPVPQEFYVCFHDSVSDLPVEMAFRLSFALAT; via the exons TGAGTCGGAACCCGAATGGCTGCACAATGTCGATAAAAATGGCCAGCTATTCTATTTGGAGCTGAGCGAGGGAGAAGAGGAGGCGGTAGCCGCCCGAAGCACGCTGGATCAGGTTTCAAGGAGAAAACGCCGTGAGTCCCGGAATCAAGGCAGCGCGAGGGAGGACTCAATGTCATCGCCGTCCATCTCAAAAACTCAGCACAAGACCGTGTGCGTCGATGTCAACCCAAAACGTCTCGGCGGCTCGGGTGAGCTCCCTCTGCTGGAGGCTTTGCTGGGGGTGGTGCATCGACCACGTCGGTCGGATGGCGCCGTCGTCGGACGGTGGGGAAGACTGACGGTGGATGGGCTGACTCCCGGCAGCCCGGCCAGCAAGTGTGGCCACATCCTAATTG GTGACGTTCTTGTTGCCGTGGACGACGTGGACGTGAACACTGAGAACATCGAGCAAGTTCTGGCGAGGATTGTGGGACTAACTCAG GTGAGGCTGACCGTGACGACAAGCACGAGTGCCGGTGTGCCAGGTCGCGCGGCCAAGGCCTACGTGCCCATCATACCACTTGGGGAGGACGCGTCCGAACCAAAGATGTCTGTCAGCCACATCCCGCACGCGATCATGTACCTGTCACTAAAAATGGACGCAGAGTCGCCACAGGACGAG GAGGAGATCTTGTACCAGTACCCGCCGTCCGAGGCGGCCACCCGGCTCAGGGCAGCCCGAGGAATCTTCTTGACGCTGTGCGACATGCTGGACAGTGTCACGGGAGGTCACGTCGTCAG TTCTACGCTGATGCTGGACGAGTATCTGGTGCACGTCGGCTACTGGAAAGAAGACGACGCTCTGCTGGTGCTCGGACTTCCTGCTGAGAG GGTTCCTTTGCTGTGCCTGCAGTCGGTGGTGGGCGACGCCGTGCGGACGTTGCGACTCATGTACGGATCCTTGGCCAG GGCCTTCGGCAGGACAGAGCACTCGCCGCAGCTGGACCGCTTCTTCGGCTTGTTGTTTCTACGGCTCGTCCGGCCGTCGGATTCCCCCTGGGCGCCGCCCCCCGACATCTCCGAGAGCATCTTCCTGGACGGGCTGCCGGCTGTGCAGTGGCTCTCGCTGCCTATACAAGTCAAA ACGGACGTGGACTTTCTTCTCACTGACTTTGAGGCCTCTGATTTTGGAGAACTG TCCGAGGACTTCTTTGGCCTGAGGCGTCTCTACGGAATCCTGGGCTCTTGTCTCTTCTACGAG TCCTACCTGATCGCCAACCATCTTCCCAAAGAGGACCTGCTGGACGTGTGTCTGTACATGCAGCACAACGATCTGCTGCCCGTGGCGTCCCGCCAACGGGTGAGCCGGCTGCTCATCTGGCGGGAGGTCTTTCTCCAGCGACCCCTTTCAGGACGCCACTTCCTCCTCATCGTGGGCCTG AGGTGCTGGATGCAGTGTGTGCTGCTGGAGGCCGGAAGCCGCACGGCACATCGTGACGCATCTCCGGGACCCGACTGCGTTTATGTGGATCAG GTGACGGCCACGCTGTTACGATTGGAGAACCTGGAGGAGGTCATGGAAAAATGTGTGAGCGCCGCCGCCCCAGGACTGCTGTGTGCCGACAGGTGCCTTCCGACTGGCGTGGTCCGGGGCCGTCCAGGCGGCCTGTTTGGGGAGAAAGGTCGAGACTGGGGGGGCGAGGGGCACACGGACGCCGGCTCAGGTTCTCCAGCCAAAATCCTGAGTGGGCGTCAGGACACGTCAGATGCGAGTGGAGGCATCCTCAAG GCCCAGTGGATGAAGCACTCGAACCCGTTCGACCTTGGCGCGCTGATGAAGACTCTGAGTAGGAGGGACACGGACGACAAGTCCAACGCCACCAA ACTGAGCGCCGCTGCTGAGAACTTCTTGTTCCACTACGTGCTAATGGAAACCGCCCAGGGGATCTTTATCGCGCCCACGCCAACGGAGGAGGCTCAGCACAGCAGATCCATTCACCCATTGCTCATTGGCAACTTTTACCGCTGCTGCCTGTCCATTCGGGCGCTGTTCAAAGAGAACATGCCGGTGCAA GGCCAGCGGGCAGCGGAGAGGCCTCGGGGTCTGGGTGCAGTCAAAGAGCACGGAGTTGCGTTCCAGTGCGTAGCTGAAAACTGGACAGAGCAGAAGAAGCCTGCTCCCACCCTGACGTACTGGGTCGTTGG GCGGTTGTTGCTGGA